One genomic region from Bacillus alveayuensis encodes:
- a CDS encoding preprotein translocase subunit YajC (product_source=COG1862; cog=COG1862; superfamily=103473; transmembrane_helix_parts=Outside_1_14,TMhelix_15_37,Inside_38_62), whose product MILPFILYFPEDKSDYISAFVQMVPFLILAIATFWFLIRISKKEEKKADELFKKLSEKDQQE is encoded by the coding sequence ATGATATTACCATTTATTCTTTATTTTCCAGAGGACAAAAGCGATTACATTTCTGCTTTTGTACAAATGGTGCCGTTCCTTATATTAGCGATTGCGACTTTTTGGTTTTTGATCCGCATTTCGAAAAAAGAGGAAAAGAAAGCGGATGAACTTTTTAAGAAGCTGTCGGAAAAAGACCAGCAAGAATAA
- a CDS encoding ribosomal protein S6--L-glutamate ligase (product_source=KO:K05844; cath_funfam=3.30.470.20; cog=COG0189; ko=KO:K05844; pfam=PF08443; superfamily=56059): MYVSFNPYRTLGMNNVRYIKPESMFQHIDEVKQAEYVLFPEYWQVNTIFYGLKKKIFPSISTYHLGHTKVEMTRVLQATFSENVPFTLIRANTTLNREEILDTFSFPFIAKDIRNSMGRGVYFIRHENDFSKYCETHEVLYVQEYLPIEKDMRIVYVGDQVIESYWRVNEQHEYLTNVSQGGIILYDHVPLKAIQLVEEIARVLNINHAGFDVAEVDGHFYIFEFNVFFGNTGLRNPHYHQYISDYLMKEGSVLRPAN, encoded by the coding sequence TTGTACGTAAGCTTTAATCCTTATCGTACATTAGGGATGAACAATGTTCGTTATATTAAACCTGAAAGCATGTTTCAGCATATAGATGAAGTGAAGCAAGCGGAATATGTGTTATTTCCAGAATATTGGCAAGTTAATACGATTTTTTATGGGCTAAAAAAGAAAATTTTCCCATCTATTTCCACTTATCATCTAGGTCATACAAAAGTAGAGATGACCCGTGTGCTTCAGGCCACGTTTTCAGAAAATGTTCCGTTCACACTTATTCGAGCAAACACAACTTTGAACCGAGAGGAAATATTAGACACTTTTTCCTTTCCGTTTATTGCAAAGGATATTCGCAATTCTATGGGACGTGGAGTTTATTTTATTCGTCATGAAAATGATTTTTCGAAATATTGTGAAACCCACGAAGTTTTATATGTTCAAGAATATTTACCAATCGAAAAAGATATGAGAATTGTTTATGTTGGTGATCAAGTCATTGAATCGTATTGGCGGGTTAATGAACAACATGAGTATTTAACAAATGTATCACAAGGTGGAATCATACTATATGATCATGTGCCTCTAAAAGCGATTCAATTAGTGGAAGAAATCGCTCGTGTTTTGAATATTAATCATGCTGGATTTGATGTAGCAGAAGTAGATGGTCATTTTTATATATTTGAGTTTAATGTTTTTTTTGGAAATACAGGACTTAGAAATCCGCATTACCATCAATATATTTCCGATTACTTGATGAAGGAAGGCAGCGTTTTGCGCCCTGCCAATTAA
- a CDS encoding Cu-Zn family superoxide dismutase (product_source=KO:K04565; cath_funfam=2.60.40.200; cog=COG2032; ko=KO:K04565; pfam=PF00080; superfamily=49329): MRTYIIVLLAISILSGCVEDDMTKMSVELFNQDGDSLGTIELIEEADGLGLTILLEGLPPGEHGLHIHEKGVCKGPDFIRAGDHFNPDENKHGLLHPEGAHAGDLPNIIADEDGIVDAKLKAPKLTLKKGVKNSLLKQDGTAIIITENKDDGMTQPAGDSGERIACGEITEDEAKRQDKKEVPSEEKNASS; encoded by the coding sequence ATGCGTACTTATATAATTGTTTTGCTGGCAATCAGTATCTTATCTGGGTGTGTAGAAGATGATATGACTAAAATGAGTGTTGAACTGTTTAATCAGGACGGTGATTCATTAGGTACGATTGAGTTAATTGAAGAAGCGGATGGTTTAGGCTTAACTATTCTCTTAGAAGGATTGCCGCCTGGAGAGCATGGGTTGCATATTCATGAAAAAGGAGTATGCAAGGGTCCTGATTTTATTCGTGCAGGTGATCATTTTAATCCTGATGAAAATAAACATGGTTTACTGCACCCAGAGGGAGCTCATGCTGGTGATTTGCCAAATATTATTGCCGACGAAGATGGGATAGTTGATGCGAAATTAAAAGCGCCTAAATTAACTTTAAAAAAGGGTGTAAAAAATTCGTTGCTAAAGCAGGATGGTACGGCAATTATTATTACGGAAAATAAGGATGATGGAATGACGCAGCCTGCCGGCGATTCTGGTGAACGGATCGCTTGCGGCGAGATTACCGAAGATGAAGCAAAACGTCAAGATAAAAAAGAAGTGCCGTCAGAAGAAAAGAATGCGTCGTCATGA
- a CDS encoding kinase-associated protein B (product_source=KO:K06347; ko=KO:K06347; pfam=PF08810; smart=SM01298; superfamily=141251), translating to MEFQVGDLVTGIYKTGKYIGEITEIKPHHFLVKIKAVLKHPMQGDLHHPKQANVPFFHERKALSYHEQTNIPKQMVRRYEGEVPDYNRSLKNALFALKEELEQDQSEWALISLQCLQRLEQHYNF from the coding sequence ATGGAGTTTCAAGTAGGTGATCTTGTAACAGGTATTTATAAAACAGGAAAATATATAGGGGAAATTACAGAAATTAAGCCTCATCATTTTTTAGTAAAAATTAAGGCCGTATTAAAACATCCGATGCAAGGGGATCTTCATCATCCGAAGCAAGCAAATGTACCGTTTTTCCATGAACGAAAGGCGTTAAGCTATCATGAACAAACAAATATCCCAAAGCAAATGGTGCGCCGTTATGAAGGGGAAGTTCCCGATTATAACCGTTCATTAAAAAACGCTCTATTCGCACTAAAAGAAGAGTTAGAGCAAGATCAAAGTGAATGGGCTTTAATATCGCTACAATGTTTACAACGCCTAGAACAACATTATAATTTTTAA